In Microvirga sp. 17 mud 1-3, the genomic window CCGCGCCTTCCACTCCTCGTAAGGCATGCCGTAGACATAAGTCCGGCTCTCCTCCTTCGAGAGCGTAACCCCACTCGCGTCCGCCTCCTCCTTGAGCCAGTTCGAGAGGCAGTTGCGGCAGAAGCCCGCGAGATTCATGAGGTCGATGTTCTGGACGTCCGTCCGCTCGCGCAGATGCTGCAGGAGCCGACGGAACGCGGCCGCCTCGAGCCGGGTCCGGGTTTCGGGATCGATCTCGGTCATGGGGTCACCTTGCAGATGTGATGGACCTTTAGTTGCTAATGCCGGCGCAGACGGTCCCGGGTGCGGGTCGGCTGGGGCGCCGGAATCCTGAGATCCGCATCGGCCAGGAGAGGGGTGAGAAGCCGCGCGAAACGCTCCGCCCATTCCTCCTGGCCCGCCTCGGCGGCGATCAGGTCCTGCCGGATCTCAACCAGGGCGCTGGCGAGGCCGCGCCGCGTGGCGTGCCGGTCCACCGTATCGCCGAGGAGCGCGCCGTCATAGGGCTCGTTGTCGCCGACGACGAGGCCCTCCTCGGCCTGCAGGGCCTCGATCAGCGGCCGGGCATAGCGCGCATCCGCATCCCACAAAATCCCCACATGCCAGGGCCTGGGCCAGCCGCGCCAGATGGGCGTGAAGCTGTGGATCGTGACGATCACCGGCGGGTGGCCTGCCGCCATGGCGCGCTCGACGGCGGTCGAAACGGCCGCGTCGTAGGGGTCGTAGAAGCGTCGGATCCGCTCCTGCACCTCCTCGTCCGTGATACGGGCATTGCCCGGAACCACGGCCCCGTCGGAGAGGCGCATCACGAGGGTGGGATCGTCCCGGCCCCGGTTGGGGTCGATGATGAGGCGGGAGAAGCGCGTCAGCACCGCCGGAGCGTTTAGGCGCCGGGCCAGGGAGCGGGTCACGCCTGCCGCCCCGATATCGTAGGCGATGTGCCGCTGGAATTCGGTGGGCGGGAGGCCGAGATCGCCGAGATCCGGCGGAACCGCATTGGACGCATGGTCGCACAGGAGCAGGACGCCGGATTCGACCGCCCCCTCGATGGTCTCGACGGGCCAGGGCGCGGAAGCGGTTTCTTCGGCGGGATCTTCGCGCCGGAGCGCAGGGGAGAGAGTCATGGAACGGAACGGCAAGCGGATCAGGGTTGAAGAGAAGCCTTATCCTGCCCTAGGAAGGCTGACAACGCGACCTTCCGGCACCGGCACGGCCGCACGCCCCAGCACCGACGAGCGCCCATGCCCCCGACCCGCATGTCCACCCCCTCCCCCCAGGCACGCCTCGACACGGGCTTCGCGTCCGCCTTCACGGCCCTCTGCCTCGGGGCCGTCGCGATGGGCATCTCGCCGATTTTCGTCCGCTATGCCTCGGCCGATGTGGGGCCTTTCGCGAGCGCCTTCTGGCGCGTCTTCCTGGCCCTGCCGCTCCTCTACGGCTGGATGCGGATCGAGGAGGCGCGCAATCCTCAAGCCCCCCGCGCCTCCTTCCCCAAGCCCACGATCCTGGCCGGGCTCGCCTTCACGGGGGATCTGCTCTTCTGGCACCTGTCGATCCTCGAGACCACGGTCGCCAACGCCACCTTCTTCGCCACCACGGCGCCGTTCTTCGTCGTCCTGGTCACCTGGCTCGTCCTGAAGCAGCGGATCGCGGCCGGCACCATCGCGGGCCTCGGCTTCTGCCTCCTGGGCGGCACCGCCCTGATCGGCCAGAGCCTCCATGTGGATCCAGCCCGGATCCGCGGCGACATGTTCGGTCTCGCGACCGCATTCTTCTTCGGCCTCTACTTCATCTTCGCCGGCCGGGCGCGCGCCGTGGCGGGCGCAGCCCGGGTCACGTTCGAAAGCGGGGTCATCACGTCCGCGGCGCTCCTCGTCGTCGCGCTCGTCCTCGACGGCCGCGTCCTGCCGCAGACGGGCCAGGGCGTCGCGGCTCTGGTGGCCATGGCGTTCATCAGCCATGCGGGCGGCCAGGGGCTCCTCGCCATCGCGCTCGGACGCCTCTCCCCGGTCTTCTCATCCCTCGTGATCTTCCTGGAGGCCGTGGCGGCGGCACTCTTCGGCTGGCTCCTCCTGGGCGAGGCGCTGACGCCCGTGCAGGCGCTCGGCGGCGCGGCCATCCTGGCCGGCATCTGGGTCGCGCGACCGAGGTCGGCAAAGTCCTAGCCGGCAAAGGACCGATCCCTTCCACGCCTCTCCGTTC contains:
- a CDS encoding DUF1244 domain-containing protein; the protein is MTEIDPETRTRLEAAAFRRLLQHLRERTDVQNIDLMNLAGFCRNCLSNWLKEEADASGVTLSKEESRTYVYGMPYEEWKARYQTEATQGQLKAFEESKPSH
- a CDS encoding N-formylglutamate amidohydrolase — protein: MTLSPALRREDPAEETASAPWPVETIEGAVESGVLLLCDHASNAVPPDLGDLGLPPTEFQRHIAYDIGAAGVTRSLARRLNAPAVLTRFSRLIIDPNRGRDDPTLVMRLSDGAVVPGNARITDEEVQERIRRFYDPYDAAVSTAVERAMAAGHPPVIVTIHSFTPIWRGWPRPWHVGILWDADARYARPLIEALQAEEGLVVGDNEPYDGALLGDTVDRHATRRGLASALVEIRQDLIAAEAGQEEWAERFARLLTPLLADADLRIPAPQPTRTRDRLRRH
- a CDS encoding DMT family transporter; its protein translation is MPPTRMSTPSPQARLDTGFASAFTALCLGAVAMGISPIFVRYASADVGPFASAFWRVFLALPLLYGWMRIEEARNPQAPRASFPKPTILAGLAFTGDLLFWHLSILETTVANATFFATTAPFFVVLVTWLVLKQRIAAGTIAGLGFCLLGGTALIGQSLHVDPARIRGDMFGLATAFFFGLYFIFAGRARAVAGAARVTFESGVITSAALLVVALVLDGRVLPQTGQGVAALVAMAFISHAGGQGLLAIALGRLSPVFSSLVIFLEAVAAALFGWLLLGEALTPVQALGGAAILAGIWVARPRSAKS